In one Corallococcus sp. EGB genomic region, the following are encoded:
- a CDS encoding PAS domain S-box protein: MNSTEHTPERPQEAAPVPRAAILMVDDHPANLLALEAILEPLGQDLVKATSGEEALKQLLQRDFAVILMDVQMPGLDGFQTAALIKQRERTRTIPIIFLTALSRDAAHVFKGYAHGAVDYLLKPFDPEILRSKVSVFVDLFLKEQQLQRQAALLRQRDREALERQSALRYRRLTESLPEPMWAARADGALTYANRAWRDYTGHQEGHELSLASFLEDVHPADRERMRRVWGESLDQVRNSSEEFRLRRKDGVYRWHLARAVPEHDEHGQLVGWLAIATDIDDKRRAEEALGRFKTTLDATLDCVLMFTPDTLTLAYANAGAAKQLAASVEELVGLSVLEVESAFDEKGFRKLLAPLMSGTLPSQTYSTNHRRRDGTEVPVEVVLQYVAEGEGPGRFISVARDITERQRAETALRLASEAKDAFLAAASHELRTPLAAAKGHAHLALLKLGGQTEAGPGKSLQIINRQIDRMAKLVEDLLDISRLQAGRLSLELEPFDFSQLVLETRDRMAVLSQTHELKVEVPERLEGTWDRGRLDQVLTNLLSNAIRYSPEGGQVLVRLVAEGDTGVHLSVKDEGVGIPSEKQRLIFERFGRAHGSKYGGLGLGLTISQGIVEQHGGRIWAESSGKAGQGSTFNVWLPRRTEAQAATPTESSRTPS, translated from the coding sequence ATGAACTCCACAGAGCACACTCCGGAACGTCCCCAGGAAGCCGCGCCGGTCCCGCGCGCGGCCATCCTGATGGTGGACGACCATCCGGCCAACCTGCTGGCGCTGGAAGCCATCCTCGAGCCGCTCGGCCAGGACCTGGTGAAGGCCACGAGCGGTGAGGAAGCGCTCAAGCAACTGCTGCAGCGCGACTTCGCGGTCATCCTGATGGATGTGCAGATGCCGGGCCTGGACGGCTTCCAGACGGCGGCGCTCATCAAGCAGCGCGAGCGCACGCGCACCATCCCCATCATCTTCCTCACCGCGCTCAGCCGTGACGCGGCGCATGTCTTCAAGGGTTACGCGCACGGCGCGGTCGACTACCTGCTCAAGCCCTTCGACCCGGAAATCCTCCGCTCGAAGGTCAGCGTCTTCGTGGACCTGTTCCTCAAGGAGCAGCAGCTCCAGCGCCAGGCCGCCCTCCTGCGCCAGCGCGACCGCGAGGCCCTGGAGCGGCAGAGCGCGCTGCGCTACCGCCGGCTCACGGAGTCCCTGCCGGAGCCCATGTGGGCCGCGCGGGCGGACGGGGCGCTGACGTACGCGAACCGGGCCTGGCGGGATTACACCGGCCACCAGGAGGGGCATGAGCTGTCGCTCGCGTCCTTCCTCGAGGACGTGCACCCGGCGGACCGCGAGCGGATGCGCAGGGTGTGGGGCGAGTCGCTGGATCAAGTGCGCAACAGCTCGGAGGAGTTCCGGCTGCGGCGCAAGGACGGCGTCTACCGCTGGCACCTGGCGCGCGCGGTGCCCGAGCACGACGAGCACGGGCAGTTGGTGGGGTGGCTGGCCATCGCCACGGACATCGACGACAAGCGGCGCGCGGAGGAGGCGCTGGGCCGCTTCAAGACGACGCTGGACGCGACGCTGGACTGCGTCCTGATGTTCACCCCGGACACGCTCACGCTGGCGTACGCGAACGCGGGCGCGGCCAAGCAGCTGGCCGCTTCGGTGGAAGAGCTGGTGGGGCTGTCGGTGCTGGAGGTGGAGAGCGCCTTCGACGAGAAGGGCTTCCGCAAGCTGCTGGCGCCGCTGATGTCCGGCACGCTGCCGTCGCAGACGTACTCCACCAACCACCGCCGCCGCGACGGCACGGAGGTGCCGGTGGAGGTGGTGCTCCAGTACGTGGCGGAGGGCGAGGGCCCCGGCCGCTTCATCTCCGTGGCGCGCGACATCACCGAGCGGCAGCGCGCGGAGACGGCGCTGCGGCTGGCGAGCGAGGCGAAGGACGCGTTCCTCGCCGCCGCGAGCCATGAGCTGCGTACGCCGCTGGCCGCGGCGAAGGGCCACGCGCACCTGGCGCTGCTGAAGCTGGGGGGACAGACGGAGGCCGGCCCCGGCAAGTCGTTGCAGATCATCAACCGGCAGATCGACCGCATGGCGAAGCTGGTGGAGGACCTGCTGGACATCAGCCGGCTGCAGGCGGGGCGGTTGTCATTGGAGCTGGAGCCGTTCGACTTCTCGCAGCTGGTGCTGGAGACGCGGGACCGCATGGCGGTGCTGTCGCAGACGCACGAGCTGAAGGTGGAGGTCCCCGAGCGCCTGGAGGGCACGTGGGACCGGGGGCGGTTGGACCAGGTGCTGACGAACCTGTTGTCCAACGCCATCCGCTATTCGCCGGAGGGAGGCCAGGTGCTGGTGCGCCTGGTGGCGGAGGGCGACACGGGCGTGCACCTGTCCGTGAAGGACGAGGGCGTGGGCATCCCCAGCGAGAAGCAGCGCCTCATCTTCGAGCGCTTCGGGCGCGCGCACGGCAGCAAGTACGGGGGCCTGGGGTTGGGGCTCACCATCAGCCAGGGCATCGTGGAGCAGCACGGCGGGCGCATCTGGGCGGAGTCCTCGGGGAAGGCGGGCCAGGGCTCCACCTTCAACGTCTGGCTGCCCCGGCGCACGGAGGCCCAGGCCGCGACGCCGACGGAGTCCTCGCGCACGCCGAGCTGA